The proteins below come from a single Dermatophilaceae bacterium Soc4.6 genomic window:
- a CDS encoding uracil-DNA glycosylase family protein codes for MGDVDDLERGVEVLLARWRMVAAQHPERGVVPSVDPAGGGLGARLLVLMEQPAPVTAAMGAEAVCGEDGPSSSVRFFVSCREQSGLSRTDYLRWNVIPWARAHAPDEAAPPSARRPPGRAELDDAREGLHELLTAMVELRAVVALGSVPLEALMRYFTLHPRPVLRPVLAALHPSPANGRHRREQRERIVNALRRAGELGGL; via the coding sequence ATGGGTGACGTAGACGACCTCGAGCGGGGGGTGGAGGTGCTACTGGCCCGTTGGCGAATGGTGGCCGCGCAGCACCCGGAGCGGGGGGTTGTTCCCTCGGTTGACCCTGCCGGCGGTGGTTTGGGCGCACGGTTGCTCGTGCTGATGGAGCAGCCGGCGCCGGTCACGGCAGCGATGGGAGCCGAGGCGGTCTGTGGCGAAGACGGGCCCAGCAGCTCGGTTCGGTTCTTCGTGTCCTGTCGTGAGCAGTCCGGGCTGTCCCGGACCGACTACCTGCGCTGGAACGTCATCCCGTGGGCCCGAGCCCACGCCCCTGACGAGGCGGCGCCTCCCTCCGCCCGGAGGCCGCCGGGCAGGGCTGAGCTCGACGACGCACGTGAGGGGCTCCACGAGCTGTTGACGGCCATGGTCGAGCTGCGCGCAGTCGTCGCCTTGGGGTCCGTGCCGCTCGAGGCGCTGATGCGCTACTTCACCCTCCACCCGCGCCCGGTCCTTCGCCCGGTCCTCGCGGCCCTGCACCCCTCGCCGGCGAACGGCAGACACCGGCGTGAGCAGCGAGAGCGCATCGTCAACGCCCTTCGGCGGGCGGGCGAGCTCGGCGGTCTCTAG
- a CDS encoding TDT family transporter — MTISSFAPATTGPGPYRACRAYRAYRADRAARPAVAALAPAGPVWFSSVMGTGILATLLGRESAQVPVLLVPATLLLGVGCLLLLGLTAGFAARVIQDCDVFTATIRDSAVVPTWGTVSMGVLAVGAAVLTVVPQLGARTSSGDPAGWVVVIDAGCWALGTALGVVTAFGFAAVLVKRDVGHPVPAWGLPIVPPMVSATTGAALVPHLATSGARLVLLVGVVACFFLSLFLGGLVFAIAYHHHWRTLALPVPASFSSWIPLGVVGQSMAAAQVMVAQSAPLLTPAAAAAARQLADAYGYVMLAASVPVIGYAVRMSVRGARARIAFVPGWWALTFPIGTLALGTRLLGASTANPVISGLGDAAIAVLCGTWLLCAGATVRAVITREAAVAG; from the coding sequence CGCTGCTCGTCCTGCGGTCGCGGCTCTCGCTCCGGCCGGCCCGGTCTGGTTCTCGTCCGTCATGGGCACAGGGATCCTGGCGACGCTGCTGGGCCGCGAGAGCGCCCAGGTGCCGGTGCTGCTGGTGCCGGCGACTCTCCTGCTGGGGGTGGGGTGCCTGCTCCTGCTCGGCCTGACCGCAGGATTCGCCGCGCGGGTGATCCAGGACTGTGACGTCTTCACCGCCACGATCCGCGACTCGGCGGTGGTCCCCACCTGGGGCACGGTCTCGATGGGTGTGCTGGCCGTGGGGGCCGCCGTCCTGACCGTGGTGCCCCAGCTGGGTGCCCGCACGTCGTCGGGGGACCCCGCGGGATGGGTGGTGGTCATCGACGCGGGGTGCTGGGCCCTCGGGACCGCACTGGGGGTCGTGACCGCCTTCGGCTTCGCTGCCGTGCTGGTCAAGCGCGATGTGGGTCACCCCGTTCCGGCGTGGGGGCTGCCCATCGTCCCACCCATGGTCTCGGCGACCACGGGAGCGGCTCTGGTGCCTCACCTCGCCACGTCGGGAGCCCGGCTGGTCCTGCTCGTGGGCGTCGTGGCCTGCTTCTTCCTCTCGCTGTTCCTCGGGGGGCTGGTCTTCGCGATCGCCTACCACCACCACTGGCGCACGCTGGCCCTGCCGGTGCCGGCGTCCTTCTCCTCGTGGATCCCCCTCGGCGTGGTGGGCCAGTCCATGGCCGCGGCGCAGGTCATGGTCGCCCAGAGCGCTCCCCTGCTCACCCCGGCGGCGGCGGCGGCGGCCCGTCAGCTCGCCGACGCCTACGGCTACGTGATGCTCGCGGCGAGCGTCCCCGTCATCGGGTACGCCGTCCGCATGAGCGTGCGGGGGGCTCGCGCCCGGATCGCGTTCGTCCCCGGCTGGTGGGCCCTCACCTTCCCCATCGGGACCCTGGCCCTGGGCACACGCCTACTCGGGGCCTCCACCGCCAACCCGGTCATCAGCGGTCTGGGCGACGCCGCCATCGCCGTCCTGTGCGGTACCTGGCTGCTCTGCGCCGGGGCAACCGTCCGCGCGGTGATCACGAGGGAAGCGGCGGTAGCGGGCTAG